A part of Larimichthys crocea isolate SSNF chromosome VII, L_crocea_2.0, whole genome shotgun sequence genomic DNA contains:
- the LOC104919409 gene encoding LIM and calponin homology domains-containing protein 1 isoform X6 produces MASPVADIGPSHQHHPVTDSAADSAFQEAQTWIEAVTGRCFGDKDFRGGLENGILLCELLSSIKPGLVKKINRLPTPIAGLDNLSVFLRGCEELGLKGSQLFDPGDLQDTSTRPTAKGSDCSRKLKNVLITIYWLGRAANSCTSYNGPTLDLKEFEGLLSQMRKEAEEAESPKRSIRDSGYIDCWDSERSDSLSPPRHGREDSFDSLDSFGSRSQQTPSPDVLVTRGSSDGRGSDSESDGAPHRKMPDVRKDDMSARRTSVSEPRTAMPFNQYLPNKSNQSGYVPTPLRKKKNDKDDGGRKSWSTATSPIGGDRPFSPNEIPILDPQTRESPTPPLEPQIQIQEENRAVKDEEEGEQTCSTPCCEIHATGMRRISEPLPCSLPQSHAEPPMEAVTHLMVTSEQSTPARSCSEELFHHSMTLAAKSTTTPLLATSPVNLSGKHPPVTEQEEAAVRKEGALLVADAERDEKRGRQKLTSPKHVTALSPSHFLPVPTATATTATATTGTGRRKGRARSESEDPQGGTSWLDSSQPATFSRTHSVSDDPQSVSMIDMRGEEEAVLQPHSQVRHELMHNQYNKMKEEDDHWQDDLARWKNRRRSISQDLIKKEEERKMMERVMSGNTCTTERRRSIKTYREIVEDKERREEELRDAYRRARTPEEASAILQRYAQRFSISDAVLERLQLPKLLDRSISADPSFPCSPFPLSLSLSPSPTTPDPFDMDPNGPLRYLRQQSAPAPKFTSTLEARIEEFPKDSSHQRPQIRSRSSEPPTTRGLSPKPVPLLMPKPYFQTRSTAAEPWSSKVDGLLRVNGDIGSVDAPATPKSQGRESPPHFEASPSVTINSTVDAPSSAASPTHSPHASTKGESPVSTKANEEAQGVTGQTSKDNQEEKVTEHSTPPSRPTSLPSELQKPEESFGKSGSQSVAAPEEEKPNAAAQQTSPEEAKQEETESEQISNLVQSEVNAQQSQPVTLQASVPSSQEPSQEKENAPSLATPVTFGHHPPMEMTAEDTEKDFRGNEKYRREQEKLKEEWEKAQREVAEEERKYHEEERRILEETVTPLTPRSSALPSPSRGELSSTLEPQDTIVRSLADWERKQELLERQSRGSTESVEWKRRENDRTSDISTADDSMKTGRSLVSQSSSQAETLGHSLQNGQKLPPMPTKTSTPVKKQHEPTADSNKPSRPAGDRRIGPIDNNMSRSSSKLPAACPPPPRDTVPPAPNRSVSGKKLCSSCGQPLGKGAAMIIETLSLYFHIQCFKCGVCKGQLGDTTTGTDVRIRNGLLNCHQCYIRSRSAGQPTTL; encoded by the exons GCTGTGACAGGAAGATGCTTTGGTGACAAGGATTTCAGAGGAGGTTTGGAGAATGGGATACTGCTATGCGA gttGCTGAGCTCTATTAAACCCGGCCTGGTGAAGAAAATCAACAGACTTCCAACACCCATAGCGGGCTTG GACAacctcagtgtgtttctgcGCGGCTGCGAGGAGTTGGGACTGAAAGGCTCTCAGCTGTTTGACCCTGGAGACCTGCAGGACACGTCGACACGCCCCACCGCCAA GGGAAGTGACTGCAGCCGAAAGCTCAAGAAT gTTCTAATCACCATCTACTGGTTGGGTCGTGCTGCCAACAGCTGTACCTCCTACAACGGGCCCACACTGGACCTGAAAGAGTTTGAGGGGCTGCTGTCACAGATGCGAAAG gaggcagaggaggcagagagccCTAAACGCAGCATCCGAGACAGTGGCTACATCGACTGCTGGGACTCTGAGCGCAGCGACTCTCTCTCCCCGCCACGGCACGGCCGCGAGGACTCCTTCGACAGTCTGGACTCCTTCGGCTCACGCTCACAACAGACCCCGTCACCGGACGTCCTGGTCACCCGCGGTAGCAGCGATG GCCGCGGCAGTGACTCAGAGTCCGACGGTGCCCCCCACAGGAAGATGCCAGACGTCCGTAAGGATGACATGTCAGCACGGCGGACATCCGTCAGCGAGCCACGAACCGCCATGCCCTTCAATCAGTACCTGCCTAACAAGAGCAACCAGAGTGGGTACGTGCCCACGCCGCTCCGCAAGAAGAAGAACGACAAGGACGATGGAGGGCGCAAGAGTTGGAGCACTGCCACTTCTCCTATAGGGGGAGACAGACCATTCAG TCCAAATGAGATCCCTATCTTAGACCCCCAAACCAGAGAgtcccccaccccacccctcgAACCCCAGATACAGATTCAGGAGGAGAACCGGGCTGTtaaggacgaggaggaaggggagcagACTTGCTCCACACCTTGCTGTGAGATCCATGCAACGGGCATGAGGAGGATCAGTGAGCCTTTGCCCTGTAGCCTCCCCCAGTCCCATGCAGAGCCCCCCATGGAGGCTGTTACTCACCTGATGGTCACCTCTGAGCAAAG TACTCCAGCTCGCTCGTGCTCAGAGGAGCTCTTCCACCACTCGATGACTCTAGCCGCGAAATCTACAACAACCCCCTTGCTTGCAACAAGCCCCGTCAACTTGTCTGGGAAACATCCACCTGtgacagagcaggaggaggcggcTGTGAGGAAGGAGGGTGCCCTGTTAGTCGCAGACGCAGAGCGAGATGAGAAGCGGGGCCGCCAAAAGCTTACCTCTCCCAAGCACGTCACCGCTCTGAGTCCCTCCCACTTCCTTCCCGTGCCCACTGCCACGGCAACCACTGCGACAGCAACTACCGGTACAGGTCGACGGAAGGGAAGGGCGCGTAGTGAAAGTGAGGACCCACAAGGAGGGACATCTTGGTTGGACAGCAGTCAACCAGCAAC ATTCAGCCGCACACATAGTGTGTCAGATGATCCACA GAGTGTGAGCATGATCGACATGCGTGGTGAGGAGGAGGCCGTCTTGCAGCCCCACAGTCAGGTGCGTCATGAGCTGATGCACAACCAGTACAACAAGATGAAGGAAGAGGATGATCACTGGCAGGAT gaccTTGCGCGATGGAAAAATCGTCGGAGGAGTATTTCCCAGGACCTAatcaagaaggaggaggagaggaagatgatggAGAGGGTGATGTCAGGAAACACCTGTACcactgagaggaggagaagcatCAAGACTTACAGAGAGATAGTGGAGGACAA GGAGCGACGTGAGGAGGAGCTGCGGGACGCATACAGAAGAGCCAGAACCCCAGAAGAAGCATCAGCCATCCTCCAACGCTACGCCCAGCGTTTCTCCATCAGTGACGCAGTCCTTGAACGCCTACAGCTGCCAAAGCTCCTAGACCGCAGCATATCTGCCGATCCCTCCTTCCCTTGCTcacccttccctctctccctttccctgTCCCCCTCCCCAACAACCCCAGATCCCTTCGACATGGACCCCAACGGGCCCTTGAGGTATCTGCGCCAGCAGTCCGCCCCGGCTCCAAAGTTCACGTCTACACTGGAGGCACGAATTGAAGAGTTTCCCAAAGACTCCTCACACCAGCGGCCTCAGATTCGCTCTCGTTCATCTGAGCCGCCAACGACCCGAGGCCTGTCGCCCAAACCGGTGCCTTTGCTGATGCCCAAGCCTTACTTCCAAACTCGATCCACAGCGGCTGAACCTTGGTCAAGTAAG GTGGATGGTTTGCTCCGAGTCAACGGTGACATAGGAAGTGTCGACGCTCCCGCCACACCTAAGAGCCAAGGAAGGGAATCTCCTCCTCATTTCGAGGCGTCTCCTTCCGTAACCATAAACAGCACTGTGGATGCTCCGTCATCAGCAGCCTCGCCAACACACAGTCCTCACGCCTCGACCAAAGGAGAAAGCCCAGTGTCGACAAAGGCCAACGAGGAGGCTCAAGGTGTCACAGGACAAACCTCTAAGGACAACCAAGAAGAGAAAGTCACCGAGCATTCAACACCACCCAGCCGCCCCACCTCACTCCCATCG GAGCTGCAGAAGCCAGAAGAAAGCTTTGGGAAATCTGGAAGCCAGTCAGTAGCTGctccagaggaggagaaaccaAATGCTGCAGCTCAACAAACATCACCTGAAG aagccAAACAAGAAGAAACTGAAAGTGAACAGATCTCCAACCTTGTCCAGTCAGAGGTCAATGCACAGCAAAGTCAGCCAGTAACTTTACAG GCAAGTGTTCCCAGTTCCCAGGAGCCTTCACAGGAAAAAGAGAATGCGCCAAGCTTAGCCACACCAGTAACATTTGGACATCACCCACCGATGGAAATGACGGCAG aggacacagagaagGATTTCCGTGGAAAC gAGAAGTACCGGCGCGAGCAGGAGAAGCTGAAGGAGGAGTGGGAGAAGGCGCAGAGGGAAGTGgccgaggaggagaggaagtacCACGAGGAG GAGCGTAGGATACTGGAGGAAACGGTGACGCCTCTGACTCCCCGCTCCTCAGCCCTGCCCTCCCCCAGCCGAGGAGAACTCTCCTCCACCTTGGAGCCCCAGGACACAATCGTCCGTTCGCTGGCCGACTGGGAACGCAAACAGGAACTGCTGGAGAGGCAGTCG AGGGGGAGCACAGAGAGCGTCGAATGGAAACGGAGAGAAAACGACAGGACAAGTGACATCAGCACCGCTGACGACAGCATGAAAACAGGCAGAAG CCTGGTGAGTCAGAGCAGCAGTCAGGCAGAGACGCTCGGCCACAGCCTGCAAAACGGCCAAAAACTTCCCCCGATGCCGACCAAGACTTCCACCCCAGTGAAGAAACAACACGAACCCACAGCAGACAGCAACAAGCCCAGTCGGCCTGCAGGAGACaggag GATTGGTCCCATTGATAATAACATGAGCCGCAGCTCATCAAAACTCCCCGCAGCATGTCCACCACCGCCTCGAGACACAGTGCCTCCAGCACCCAACAG GTCTGTCAGTGGGAAGAAGCTGTGCTCCAGCTGTGGGCAGCCGTTAGGGAAGGGGGCGGCCATGATCATAGAGACTCTCAGTCTCTACTTCCACATCCAGTGCTTCAAG TGTGGAGTGTGTAAGGGACAGTTAGGCGACACGACCACAGGGACAGACGTCCGGATCAGAAATGGCCTCCTCAACTGCCACCAGTGCTACATCCGCTCCCGCT
- the LOC104919409 gene encoding LIM and calponin homology domains-containing protein 1 isoform X2, whose protein sequence is MASPVADIGPSHQHHPVTDSAADSAFQEAQTWIEAVTGRCFGDKDFRGGLENGILLCELLSSIKPGLVKKINRLPTPIAGLDNLSVFLRGCEELGLKGSQLFDPGDLQDTSTRPTAKGSDCSRKLKNVLITIYWLGRAANSCTSYNGPTLDLKEFEGLLSQMRKEAEEAESPKRSIRDSGYIDCWDSERSDSLSPPRHGREDSFDSLDSFGSRSQQTPSPDVLVTRGSSDGRGSDSESDGAPHRKMPDVRKDDMSARRTSVSEPRTAMPFNQYLPNKSNQSGYVPTPLRKKKNDKDDGGRKSWSTATSPIGGDRPFSPNEIPILDPQTRESPTPPLEPQIQIQEENRAVKDEEEGEQTCSTPCCEIHATGMRRISEPLPCSLPQSHAEPPMEAVTHLMVTSEQSTPARSCSEELFHHSMTLAAKSTTTPLLATSPVNLSGKHPPVTEQEEAAVRKEGALLVADAERDEKRGRQKLTSPKHVTALSPSHFLPVPTATATTATATTGTGRRKGRARSESEDPQGGTSWLDSSQPATSVSMIDMRGEEEAVLQPHSQVRHELMHNQYNKMKEEDDHWQDDLARWKNRRRSISQDLIKKEEERKMMERVMSGNTCTTERRRSIKTYREIVEDKERREEELRDAYRRARTPEEASAILQRYAQRFSISDAVLERLQLPKLLDRSISADPSFPCSPFPLSLSLSPSPTTPDPFDMDPNGPLRYLRQQSAPAPKFTSTLEARIEEFPKDSSHQRPQIRSRSSEPPTTRGLSPKPVPLLMPKPYFQTRSTAAEPWSSKVDGLLRVNGDIGSVDAPATPKSQGRESPPHFEASPSVTINSTVDAPSSAASPTHSPHASTKGESPVSTKANEEAQGVTGQTSKDNQEEKVTEHSTPPSRPTSLPSELQKPEESFGKSGSQSVAAPEEEKPNAAAQQTSPEEAKQEETESEQISNLVQSEVNAQQSQPVTLQASVPSSQEPSQEKENAPSLATPVTFGHHPPMEMTAEFANSIRSPLATSNPKLRWDFFAPPEDTEKDFRGNVSVPGLPQARRGDRWSWDPDEERKRQERWQQEQERMLQEKYRREQEKLKEEWEKAQREVAEEERKYHEEERRILEETVTPLTPRSSALPSPSRGELSSTLEPQDTIVRSLADWERKQELLERQSRGSTESVEWKRRENDRTSDISTADDSMKTGRSLVSQSSSQAETLGHSLQNGQKLPPMPTKTSTPVKKQHEPTADSNKPSRPAGDRRIGPIDNNMSRSSSKLPAACPPPPRDTVPPAPNRSVSGKKLCSSCGQPLGKGAAMIIETLSLYFHIQCFKCGVCKGQLGDTTTGTDVRIRNGLLNCHQCYIRSRSAGQPTTL, encoded by the exons GCTGTGACAGGAAGATGCTTTGGTGACAAGGATTTCAGAGGAGGTTTGGAGAATGGGATACTGCTATGCGA gttGCTGAGCTCTATTAAACCCGGCCTGGTGAAGAAAATCAACAGACTTCCAACACCCATAGCGGGCTTG GACAacctcagtgtgtttctgcGCGGCTGCGAGGAGTTGGGACTGAAAGGCTCTCAGCTGTTTGACCCTGGAGACCTGCAGGACACGTCGACACGCCCCACCGCCAA GGGAAGTGACTGCAGCCGAAAGCTCAAGAAT gTTCTAATCACCATCTACTGGTTGGGTCGTGCTGCCAACAGCTGTACCTCCTACAACGGGCCCACACTGGACCTGAAAGAGTTTGAGGGGCTGCTGTCACAGATGCGAAAG gaggcagaggaggcagagagccCTAAACGCAGCATCCGAGACAGTGGCTACATCGACTGCTGGGACTCTGAGCGCAGCGACTCTCTCTCCCCGCCACGGCACGGCCGCGAGGACTCCTTCGACAGTCTGGACTCCTTCGGCTCACGCTCACAACAGACCCCGTCACCGGACGTCCTGGTCACCCGCGGTAGCAGCGATG GCCGCGGCAGTGACTCAGAGTCCGACGGTGCCCCCCACAGGAAGATGCCAGACGTCCGTAAGGATGACATGTCAGCACGGCGGACATCCGTCAGCGAGCCACGAACCGCCATGCCCTTCAATCAGTACCTGCCTAACAAGAGCAACCAGAGTGGGTACGTGCCCACGCCGCTCCGCAAGAAGAAGAACGACAAGGACGATGGAGGGCGCAAGAGTTGGAGCACTGCCACTTCTCCTATAGGGGGAGACAGACCATTCAG TCCAAATGAGATCCCTATCTTAGACCCCCAAACCAGAGAgtcccccaccccacccctcgAACCCCAGATACAGATTCAGGAGGAGAACCGGGCTGTtaaggacgaggaggaaggggagcagACTTGCTCCACACCTTGCTGTGAGATCCATGCAACGGGCATGAGGAGGATCAGTGAGCCTTTGCCCTGTAGCCTCCCCCAGTCCCATGCAGAGCCCCCCATGGAGGCTGTTACTCACCTGATGGTCACCTCTGAGCAAAG TACTCCAGCTCGCTCGTGCTCAGAGGAGCTCTTCCACCACTCGATGACTCTAGCCGCGAAATCTACAACAACCCCCTTGCTTGCAACAAGCCCCGTCAACTTGTCTGGGAAACATCCACCTGtgacagagcaggaggaggcggcTGTGAGGAAGGAGGGTGCCCTGTTAGTCGCAGACGCAGAGCGAGATGAGAAGCGGGGCCGCCAAAAGCTTACCTCTCCCAAGCACGTCACCGCTCTGAGTCCCTCCCACTTCCTTCCCGTGCCCACTGCCACGGCAACCACTGCGACAGCAACTACCGGTACAGGTCGACGGAAGGGAAGGGCGCGTAGTGAAAGTGAGGACCCACAAGGAGGGACATCTTGGTTGGACAGCAGTCAACCAGCAAC GAGTGTGAGCATGATCGACATGCGTGGTGAGGAGGAGGCCGTCTTGCAGCCCCACAGTCAGGTGCGTCATGAGCTGATGCACAACCAGTACAACAAGATGAAGGAAGAGGATGATCACTGGCAGGAT gaccTTGCGCGATGGAAAAATCGTCGGAGGAGTATTTCCCAGGACCTAatcaagaaggaggaggagaggaagatgatggAGAGGGTGATGTCAGGAAACACCTGTACcactgagaggaggagaagcatCAAGACTTACAGAGAGATAGTGGAGGACAA GGAGCGACGTGAGGAGGAGCTGCGGGACGCATACAGAAGAGCCAGAACCCCAGAAGAAGCATCAGCCATCCTCCAACGCTACGCCCAGCGTTTCTCCATCAGTGACGCAGTCCTTGAACGCCTACAGCTGCCAAAGCTCCTAGACCGCAGCATATCTGCCGATCCCTCCTTCCCTTGCTcacccttccctctctccctttccctgTCCCCCTCCCCAACAACCCCAGATCCCTTCGACATGGACCCCAACGGGCCCTTGAGGTATCTGCGCCAGCAGTCCGCCCCGGCTCCAAAGTTCACGTCTACACTGGAGGCACGAATTGAAGAGTTTCCCAAAGACTCCTCACACCAGCGGCCTCAGATTCGCTCTCGTTCATCTGAGCCGCCAACGACCCGAGGCCTGTCGCCCAAACCGGTGCCTTTGCTGATGCCCAAGCCTTACTTCCAAACTCGATCCACAGCGGCTGAACCTTGGTCAAGTAAG GTGGATGGTTTGCTCCGAGTCAACGGTGACATAGGAAGTGTCGACGCTCCCGCCACACCTAAGAGCCAAGGAAGGGAATCTCCTCCTCATTTCGAGGCGTCTCCTTCCGTAACCATAAACAGCACTGTGGATGCTCCGTCATCAGCAGCCTCGCCAACACACAGTCCTCACGCCTCGACCAAAGGAGAAAGCCCAGTGTCGACAAAGGCCAACGAGGAGGCTCAAGGTGTCACAGGACAAACCTCTAAGGACAACCAAGAAGAGAAAGTCACCGAGCATTCAACACCACCCAGCCGCCCCACCTCACTCCCATCG GAGCTGCAGAAGCCAGAAGAAAGCTTTGGGAAATCTGGAAGCCAGTCAGTAGCTGctccagaggaggagaaaccaAATGCTGCAGCTCAACAAACATCACCTGAAG aagccAAACAAGAAGAAACTGAAAGTGAACAGATCTCCAACCTTGTCCAGTCAGAGGTCAATGCACAGCAAAGTCAGCCAGTAACTTTACAG GCAAGTGTTCCCAGTTCCCAGGAGCCTTCACAGGAAAAAGAGAATGCGCCAAGCTTAGCCACACCAGTAACATTTGGACATCACCCACCGATGGAAATGACGGCAG AGTTTGCAAACAGTATCAGGTCTCCGCTGGCAACCAGCAACCCTAAGTTACGCTGGGACTTCTTCGCTCCGCCAG aggacacagagaagGATTTCCGTGGAAAC GTGTCAGTCCCGGGGTTGCCCCAGGCCAGGCGGGGTGACCGCTGGTCTTGGGACCCGGATGAGGAGCGAAAGCGTCAGGAAAGGTGGCAGCAAGAGCAGGAGCGCATGCTGCAG gAGAAGTACCGGCGCGAGCAGGAGAAGCTGAAGGAGGAGTGGGAGAAGGCGCAGAGGGAAGTGgccgaggaggagaggaagtacCACGAGGAG GAGCGTAGGATACTGGAGGAAACGGTGACGCCTCTGACTCCCCGCTCCTCAGCCCTGCCCTCCCCCAGCCGAGGAGAACTCTCCTCCACCTTGGAGCCCCAGGACACAATCGTCCGTTCGCTGGCCGACTGGGAACGCAAACAGGAACTGCTGGAGAGGCAGTCG AGGGGGAGCACAGAGAGCGTCGAATGGAAACGGAGAGAAAACGACAGGACAAGTGACATCAGCACCGCTGACGACAGCATGAAAACAGGCAGAAG CCTGGTGAGTCAGAGCAGCAGTCAGGCAGAGACGCTCGGCCACAGCCTGCAAAACGGCCAAAAACTTCCCCCGATGCCGACCAAGACTTCCACCCCAGTGAAGAAACAACACGAACCCACAGCAGACAGCAACAAGCCCAGTCGGCCTGCAGGAGACaggag GATTGGTCCCATTGATAATAACATGAGCCGCAGCTCATCAAAACTCCCCGCAGCATGTCCACCACCGCCTCGAGACACAGTGCCTCCAGCACCCAACAG GTCTGTCAGTGGGAAGAAGCTGTGCTCCAGCTGTGGGCAGCCGTTAGGGAAGGGGGCGGCCATGATCATAGAGACTCTCAGTCTCTACTTCCACATCCAGTGCTTCAAG TGTGGAGTGTGTAAGGGACAGTTAGGCGACACGACCACAGGGACAGACGTCCGGATCAGAAATGGCCTCCTCAACTGCCACCAGTGCTACATCCGCTCCCGCT